A genomic segment from Perognathus longimembris pacificus isolate PPM17 chromosome 15, ASM2315922v1, whole genome shotgun sequence encodes:
- the LOC125364053 gene encoding calcium-binding mitochondrial carrier protein SCaMC-1 has translation MPRRLRGLALPAAACQEADAPSRYESLFQSLDRDGDGVVDIGELQAGLARMGLPLGRDAEEKIFDTGDTNKDGKLDFEEFSKYLKEHEKKMKLAFKTLDRNNDGKIEASEVVQSLKTLGLNISEKQAQLILESIDADGTMTVDWNEWRDYFLFNPASDIQEIIRFWKHSTGIDIGDSLTIPDEFTEEEKKSGQWWRQLLAGGIAGAVSRTSTAPLDRLKVMMQVHGSKSVNILGGFRQMVKEGGIRSLWRGNGTNVIKIAPETAVKFWAYEQYKKLLTEEGQQIRTSERFISGSLAGATAQTFIYPMEVLKTRLAVGKTGQYFGIYDCAKKILKHEGTGAFYKGYVPNLLGILPYAGIDLAVYELLKSYWLENFAEDSVNPGVMVLLGCGALSSTCGQLASYPLSLVRTRMQAQAMVGGTEQLNMMGLFRRIISKEGVPGLYRGITPNFMKVLPAVGISYVVYENMKQTLGVTQK, from the exons ATGCCGCGCCGGCTGCGTGGCCTCGCGCTGCCCGCCGCCGCCTGCCAGGAGGCGGACGCGCCCTCGCGCTACGAGAGCCTCTTCCAGTCGCTGGACCGCGATGGCGACGGCGTGGTGGACATCGGCGAGCTGCAGGCTGGCCTGGCCCGCATGGGCCTGCCCCTGGGCCGCGACGCCGAGGAG aAAATTTTTGATACTGGAGATACCAACAAAGATGGGAAGCTGGATTTTGAAGAATTTTCGAAGTACCTTAAAgaacatgagaaaaaaatgaaattggctTTTAAGACTTTGGACAGAAATAATGATG gaaaaattgagGCTTCAGAAGTTGTCCAGTCTCTCAAGACCCTGGGtctaaatatttctgaaaaacaagCACAATTGATTCTAGAAAG CATTGATGCCGACGGGACCATGACGGTGGATTGGAATGAATGGAGGGACTACTTCTTATTCAATCCTGCTTCAGACATCCAGGAAATTATTCGTTTCTGGAAGCATTCTACA GGGATTGACATAGGGGACAGCTTAACGATTCCTGACGAGTTcacagaagaggagaagaagtcTGGGCAGTGGTGGCGGCAGCTGCTGGCCGGAGGCATCGCTGGGGCTGTCTCTCGAACAAGCACTGCTCCTCTGGATCGCTTGAAGGTCATGATGCAG gttCACGGTTCAAAATCAGTGAACATACTTGGTGGCTTTCGGCAGATGGTAAAAGAAGGGGGTATTCGTTCCCTTTGGAGAGGAAATGGCACAAATGTCATTAAAATTGCTCCAGAGACAGCTGTGAAGTTTTGGGCATATGAACAG TACAAGAAGTTGCTTACTGAGGAAGGACAGCAAATACGAACCTCCGAGAGATTTATTTCTGGTTCTTTGGCTGGAGCCACGGCACAGACGTTTATCTATCCCATGGAG GTTTTGAAAACCCGGCTAGCAGTTGGCAAAACTGGGCAATATTTTGGAATATATGATTGTGCCAAGAAGATTTTGAAACATGAAGGCACTGGGGCTTTTTACAAAGGTTATGTTCCCAATTTGCTGGGCATCCTACCTTATGCGGGCATCGATCTCGCTGTGTATGAG CTCTTGAAGTCCTATTGGCTGGAAAATTTTGCAGAAGACTCTGTCAACCCAGGTGTCATGGTGTTGCTGGGCTGCGGGGCCTTGTCCAGCACCTGCGGGCAGCTGGCCAGTTATCCTTTGTCTTTGGTTAGGACTCGAATGCAGGCTCAAG CCATGGTGGGAGGAACTGAGCAGTTGAACATGATGGGCCTCTTTCGCCGAATCATTTCCAAAGAAGGAGTACCAGGGCTCTACAGAGGCATCACCCCAAATTTCATGAAGGTGCTTCCTGCTGTAGGCATCAGTTATGTGGTGTATGAAAATATGAAGCAAACTTTAGGTGTCACCCAGAAATGA